GCAGCAGCGTGGTGCCGGTCGAGCCGTTGCCGAAGTAGTCGTTCTTGAGCTGCGTGCGGTAGTTGTGGCGGAAGTCGAAGAAGACGTGGTCCTTCGCGCTGAGGTTGTAGTCCAGGCGACCGAACTCGTTGTTGTAGTCGTCGACGCTGGGCGCTTCGCTGACGTAGTTGTTCTGGCCGTCGGCGCCGATGCCGGAGACCGCATTCGGCGAGGGGAAGAGCTTGAGGTAGTTCAGCGCAATGGGGTTGAAGGTCGAGGTGACGGTGGTGAGCTGGTTGTTGGCGATCGCCGAGCGGGTGACGTTGCTGCCCGAGCTCGCCGCGGTGAAGGGATTGTAGAGCTGGTTGGCATCGGTAGCGCCGGTGCTGTTGCAGGTAGCCACGCCGGTGCTAGCATTCACGGTGTAGCCGCTGCTGCTGCAACCGCCGGCCAGGGTCTCGGAGAAGTCGCCGCCGCGCTCGGCGGTGGTGGGCACGGTGGTGATCTGGGTGCTCGGCGTGCTGTCCTTCAGGCCTTCCCAGGCGAAGAAGAAGAAGAGCTTGTCGCGGCCGTCATAGAGCTTGGGAATGCGCACCGGACCGTCGAAGGTGAGGCCGTACTGGTTGAAGTGGAAGACCGGCGTGGCGATGTCGTTGCGGTCATCGAAGTAGGTGTTGGCGTCGATGCCGGAGATCTGGCCGAACTCGTACGCCGTGCCGTGGAAGCTGTTGGTGCCGCTCTTGGTGACCTGGTTGATGACGCCGCCGATGGTGTGGCCGAAGCTGGCATCGGTATCGAAGGGCCGGATGGAGATTTCAGCCACCGAATCCTGCGTAGGCGCATAGGCCAGCGCGCCGAGCAGTGTCAGATCGGGCGAGCCGTCGAGCAGCACCTCGGAAACCTGGTTGGGCGTGCCGCCCATGGACCAGGAGTTGCCGGCGTTGTTGTCGAAGGGATGCATGATCTCCGGCGCGGCGGTGGTGATGACGCCGGCGGAGAGCTCGGCCAGGGTGGTCGGCGTGCGGCCGTTCAGCGGCAGCGAGGCGACCGAATCGGTGGAGATGACCTGGCCGACCGCGCCGTTGGTCAGGTTGAGCTGCGGCGGCGCGGCGGTGACCACCACCGTATCCGAGGCGGAGCCGACCTGCAGGGTGAGGTTCACGACCGGATGACCCTGGGTTTCAAGGGTGATATTGGTCTGCTTCGTCTCCTGGAAGCCGGTGGCGCCTGCCGTGACGGTATAGGTGCCGGGCAGCAGGAAAGGAATGACGTACTGGCCGTCATTGCCGCTGACGGCGTGAGTGGCGGTGCCGGTGCTGTTTTCTGTCGCCGTGACCTGGGCATTGGCTATGACCGCGCCCTTGGGATCGGAGACCGCGCCGGAGATGGTGCCGCGGAATTCCTGAGCGGTGGCAACCAGGGTGGAGAGCGCCAGGCAGAGAAGAAGCGCGGCGATGCGGAGGGCGGTAGCGCGACGGGGGCGCGGGTGGGACGGCACGGAGTAAGGCGCGACCTCACAGGTGGCGATCTTTTCCAGTGGTCCTACCAATTTTTGTTTATAGGTACGGTTGCGCAACATTTGACTGGCATCCTTTGAATTCGGCTTTCGCGGATACGATTGTCTGCGAATGGGCGGAATTCTCAGGTGCAGAAACAACAGTTGTCAAGCGGGGAAAGGGGCCGGAATCGTCCATCCAAGAGAAGTTTCAGGGAAGAATTCAGTTCCCTTTTGGTTTTAGTAAAACCTTCTTGGTCAGACCACTCAAGGAAAATCTGACGGCACTGGTTTAAAAACCCATGGCAACGTTACCGCACCCGGGACTGCTGCGCGCAGGGCGACATGACTGCGCCGGATAGGATGGGACGGGAGCAACATCCCGGAAAAGGACAGCCCATGAAGGAGCGGAAAGCGGCAGCGCACGAGGTAGCCGCGGCGTGGGAGACAAATGCGGATGCCTGGTCGCGGCATACGCGATCGGGATACGACGTCTATCGCGATGCGCTGCACACGCCGGCATTCCTCGCGGCGCTGCCTCCGGTGGCGGGGCTGCAGGGGCTGGACATCGGCTGCGGCGAAGGCGCGAACACCCGGGCGCTGGCCCGGCTGGGTGCCCGCATGCAGGGCGTGGATATTGCTCCGACCTTCGTGCGCTACGCCGAAGAGGCAGAGCGGGCTGAGCCGCTGGGCATCCAGTACCGCCAGGGCGACGGCATGGCCCTGCCCTTCGCCGACCGGAGCTTCGACTTTGCCACCGCCTTCATGTCTCTGATGGATATGCCGGAACCGGGGCGGGCGCTTGCGGAGGCGCGGCGCGTGCTGCGGCCGGGAGGCTTTCTGCAATGCACGATCCTGCACCCGTGCTTTGTGCCACCTTCACGCAGGGTGCTGCGCGACGAACAGGGGCAGGCCTTTGCCGTGCAAGTGGCCGACTACTTCCGCAATCCGGACGGCGAGGTGGAGCGCTGGTGGTTCTCGACGCTGCCCGCGGAGCTGCGGCAGAAAGATGCGGCCTTCCAGACGCCGGTCTTTCATCACACGCTGGGTGCGTGGGTGGAGATGGTTGTCTCAGCCGGATTGGTGCTGGAAGCCATGATCGAGCCAAGTGCCAGCGAAGAGGTCGCCGCGCAGCATCCGGTAGTGGCCGACACGCGCATCGTACCGCTGGCTCTGATCATACGAGCCCGCTGCCGGGCGTAGGGCGGACTGGCGGGAGCGGAGGCCGCAGGCTCTAGCTGGCGGGCTCTGCGGGTTCGAGGCTGATCTGGCCGCGATAGGGCTCGACGGGGTAGCCGGCGGCCTTCCAGGCGGCGAGACCTCCGCGCAGGAGACGGACACGGGTAAAGCCCATCGAAAGAGCGCGCTGAACAATCTTGCGGCTGGTCTCTTCACCCGGGCAGGTGCAGTAGACGACGGCGTCCTGATCGGCAGGGATGAGCTGCGGATCGGCGAGGATCTCGTGCGGCGCGATGCGGCGCGAGCCGGGAATAGTTTCAGCGTCGATGAAAAGATCGAGGGGCTGGCGCAGGTCGTAGAGATAGACGGAAGCGCCGCTCGCGACCAGGGCGTGAAGGTCTTTCGGCTCAATGCAATGGGCGTCGAGATCGCGACGCTCCCGCTGGGTGCGGAGCAGGCGCAGGAGCGCAATCGCCAGAAGCAGGACAAACAGGCTCACGAGTGTGGTTCGAATGCCGTGCATAGCGTGGAGATTCGCAGAACAGCCTCCCGGATGCAAATCTCTGCTACGCGCAGGGCGACCCGCCTTCGGCCTCCGCTCCCGTTGGTCGCGATCCTTGATCCTGCGGGACGAGGGCTGGTTCTGCTCTCCCTCAAAGAGAAGAGAACATGGGCTACCGTCGATCCTGCGAACCCATATCTCGAGATGCATGAGAGGTGGGACACCCGCCGATCGGCAGGATCAGGATTTGCGCGGGGAGATTTTGTGCTCGAGGAACTCCTGCAACACAAGGGCGTTGTTGTGCAGCGGGTCCTTCCCGGCATAGACGAGCGTGACCGTATGATGACGGGCGAGTTCTAGGAGCGGCTGCCAGGTTTCGGGATGCTCTGCCAGCTCGGCGCGATAGCGGGTGCGGAACTCGGGCCAGCGCTCGGGATCATGGTGGAACCAGTGGCGCAGCTCGTTGCTGGGAGCCACGTCCTTGAGCCATTCCTGCAGAGGAAGGTCTTCCTTTTTGATGCCGCGTGGCCAGAGGCGGTCGACAAGGAAACGGGCTCCGTCAGCTGGTTCGGCGGGCAGGTAGGCGCGCTTGATCTGGATCATGCGAGAGACTCCTGTGTGACAGGCTGCGCTGCGGGCCGGGCGCTGCCCGAAGTCGCGCTGAAGACATCGAAGAGGCGGCGGATAAGGACTTTGCCGGTGTTCTCGAGGAGTTGCTGCTGCTCAGCGGAAGGATAGCGCTCCGCGGCGAGATGCGGCTGCCAGTCTGCCCACGTTGCAGCCGAAGGCTCGACGTGGAACTGCAGACCGTAGACATTCGCCGCATAGCGGAAAGCCTGGTGCGGATAGACGGACGACGAGGCAAGCAGCGTGGCTCCGGCAGGCAGGTCGAAGGTATCGCCATGCCAGTGGAAGACGGGCCATGGCGAGGACGCAGCGGCAAAGACAGGATCGTGCGCAGCCTCGGCGGTGAGCGCAACGGAGCCGAAGCCGATCTCCTGCGGCAGGCCGGAGTCGATGCCGGGATAGACGCGGGCGCCAAGCGCGGCGGCGAGCAGCTGCGATCCGAGACAGACACCGAGGACAGGCTTGCCTGCGGCGATGACCGCTTTGAGCAGGGCAATCTCTGGCGCGATGTGCGTGTAGCGATCCTGCTCGTAAACGCCCATGGGGCCACCCATGACGATGAGGCCGTCGAGGTCTTCGACGACAGGGAGAGACTGCTCGAGATCGAGACGGACCATGCGCGCGGTAAAGCCCCGGCGCTCGATTTCGGCGAGCAGAAGGCCCGGGCCTTCGAACTCCACGTGCTGCAGGATACCCCAATGCATCGGCATGCGTACCTTTTCCCCATGAATGACATTCTTCCCACGTCTCAAACGCGAGACGTGGGGCACCCGATACCCAGGCTTTTCTACACCCTACACCCTACACCCTATCCCCTACACCCTATGGAGAGACTTCTTATGTTCGACCGGCGAGTGGCCGGTCGCGCGGCGGAACATGGCGGAGAAGGCCGCGGGGCTGGCGTAGCCGAGAGCGCGGGCGACGCGCTGCGAGGACTGCCCCTGGGCGAGACGGATCTGGGCTTCGAGCAGCAGGAGCTGCGAACGCCAGTCGTCGAAGCTCATGCCCAGCTCGGCGCGGAAGAGGCGCGCGAGCGTGCGGCTGCTGATGGATTCGCCCGCGGCCCAGTGATCCATCGAGCCATGGAGCGATGGACTCTGCTGCAGCGCGTGGCAGATGCGTCGAAGACGCGGCTCGCGCGGCCAGGGCAGATGCAGCGGCAGCACCTGCCAGAGGCGCAGCTCGGCGATGAGCAGCGGCGCGATGAGTGCGGCGCGGCTCTGCGGGCGGTAGAGGCGCGGCTCCTGCCGCTGGATATCGCACAGCGCGACGATGAGCTCGCGCAGCAGCGGCGAGACGCGCACGACCGCGCAGGTGGAGGCGGGCGGACGCACCGAATCGTCGAAGAAGACCGTGCGCATGCGAACCTTTGTGCCGGCGGGGCCGCGCATGCGCGTGATGTGGCGGGTGTGCGCGGGAACCCAGATGGCGCGCGTGGGCAGCAGGGCCCAGTGGCCTTCCGCGGTGGTGACGATCAAGGAGCCTTCGACGGCGTAGATGAGCTGCGCCTTGGTGTGCTGGTGCGCCGGAATGCGCTCGCCGGCAGCGTAGTCGAAGGCCAGCGCGGCGACAGGACGGCGCACACGCAGGCATGCGGCAAGATCGGCGTCTGTCCGTAAATCGATAGCTTCTGTCTTCATAGCGTGATCCCGCCGCTTCACGCTGAGTATATGAGCGCGGCGGTCGAGAGCGGAAACCGGCTATGGCTGATTGCGGGAGCGGTGATCCTGGCGCCATTCATGGAAGTGCTGGACACCTCGATTGCGAACGTGGCGCTGCCCTACATGGCGGGGAGCCTGTCGGCATCCGAAGATGAAGCGATCTGGGTGCTGACCTCGTACCTGGTTGCGAATGCCGTGGTGCTGCCGATGAGCGGATGGCTCAGCGGGCGGCTGGGACGCAAGCGGTTCTACCTGCTGTCGGTGGCGATGTTCACGGCCAGCTCGCTGCTGTGCGGCATGGCGCCGACGCTGGGACTGCTGATTCTCTTCCGCATCATTCAAGGCCTGGGTGGCGGCGGACTGCAGCCGTCAACGCAGGCCATCCTCGCCGACACGTTTCCGAAGGAGCGGCTGGCCGCGGCCTTCACGCTGTACTCGGTGGTGATCGTGCTGGCTCCCACGCTGGGACCGGTGCTAGGTGGCTGGCTCAGCGATCACTGGGGCTGGCGATGGATCTTCTTTCTGAATGTGCCCTGCGGCGCTGCGGCGTACCTGCTCAACCGCGCCTTGCAGCCGGAGGCGAACCTGCCGCATGCAGCACAGGCTCACGCGGAACACTGCGAATCTCAAGCTCGAAATACCGACTGGAGCGGGCTTGCAGGCATTGCCCTCGGGCTCGGGTGCCTGGAGTTTGTCCTCGATCGCGGCGAGCGGCTCGACTGGTTCGGCTCGCGGGCCATCACGGTAGCGGCCATCGTCTCGGCTGTGGCGCTGGCGTGGCTCGTGTATCACGAGCTGTTCCGCGCCAAAGCTCCGGTACTGCAACTGCACATGTTAAGGAATCGCAACTTCGCGCTGGCCAACGGGATCGTCTTCTCGACCTACTTTGCGCGCTACGCGAGCACGGCGCTGTTGCCGGAGTTCACGCACGACATGCTGGGCTACACGGCAACAGACAGCGGGCTGGTGCTCTCGCCGGGATCGCTCTCGCTGCTGCTCTTTCTGCCGCTGACGACGTGGCTGATGAAGCGCGTGGATGCGCGGGCGCTGATCTTCGGCGGCCTGATGCTGACGGGCTACGCCTTCTGGCGGCTGAGCGGGATCGAGCTGGGCATCGACTACGCGACGATCGTGCGGCTGCGCATTCTGGAGAGCGTGGCGGTGGGACTGTTTCTCACCCCGCTGAGCGTGCTGGCGTTTTCGCGGCTGGCCTCGGGCAAGAACGACGCGGCCGCCTCGCTCTACGGGCTCTCGCGCAATCTCGGCTCGGCCATCGGCATTTCCGTGGTGAACACCATGCTGGTGCGGCGCGCGCAGGTGCACGCCAGCTATCTCTCGGCGCAGGTGACGGCAACGTCTCTGCCCGCGCTCGATGCCGTCCAGAGCACGAGTGCTCACCTGACCACGCTCGGTGGAGACGCTCCGGCGCAGGCAGGGATGCGCGCACTGGGCGCGATGTACCACGAGCTGGGACGCCAGGCGGAAATGCTGTGCTACGTGGACTGCTTCCATCTGCTGATGGGGATTTCGCTGGCAGCAGCACCCTTCGCACTGCTGTTCGCGGTGAAGAAGAGGGCGTAATGCGGTGGAGGAACCTGCGGTTTCTGCCTGTAAGCCGGCGATACCGCAGGTTTCTCCGCTCCCTTCAAGGGCGCGCAGTGGATTTTCTTTAGAAGTGAGTCTGGAAGGGGTGGACCCGGAAATGCCGGGCCGATGGATTCCCGTAAGCATTGCCGGAGTGTCGAGTCTGGTTCTTGCAGTTGTCCGTTACGTCGGTCAACACGTTGGATGCCGCCGTCAACGTTACGTCGTAGCAGCCGCCCGGATAGGCGTTCGTGCGATAGGTTTGCGAGGAGCTCGAGCTGTCGGTGTAGTT
The Silvibacterium dinghuense DNA segment above includes these coding regions:
- a CDS encoding class I SAM-dependent methyltransferase, with the translated sequence MKERKAAAHEVAAAWETNADAWSRHTRSGYDVYRDALHTPAFLAALPPVAGLQGLDIGCGEGANTRALARLGARMQGVDIAPTFVRYAEEAERAEPLGIQYRQGDGMALPFADRSFDFATAFMSLMDMPEPGRALAEARRVLRPGGFLQCTILHPCFVPPSRRVLRDEQGQAFAVQVADYFRNPDGEVERWWFSTLPAELRQKDAAFQTPVFHHTLGAWVEMVVSAGLVLEAMIEPSASEEVAAQHPVVADTRIVPLALIIRARCRA
- a CDS encoding AraC family transcriptional regulator: MKTEAIDLRTDADLAACLRVRRPVAALAFDYAAGERIPAHQHTKAQLIYAVEGSLIVTTAEGHWALLPTRAIWVPAHTRHITRMRGPAGTKVRMRTVFFDDSVRPPASTCAVVRVSPLLRELIVALCDIQRQEPRLYRPQSRAALIAPLLIAELRLWQVLPLHLPWPREPRLRRICHALQQSPSLHGSMDHWAAGESISSRTLARLFRAELGMSFDDWRSQLLLLEAQIRLAQGQSSQRVARALGYASPAAFSAMFRRATGHSPVEHKKSLHRV
- a CDS encoding DHA2 family efflux MFS transporter permease subunit, translating into MSAAVESGNRLWLIAGAVILAPFMEVLDTSIANVALPYMAGSLSASEDEAIWVLTSYLVANAVVLPMSGWLSGRLGRKRFYLLSVAMFTASSLLCGMAPTLGLLILFRIIQGLGGGGLQPSTQAILADTFPKERLAAAFTLYSVVIVLAPTLGPVLGGWLSDHWGWRWIFFLNVPCGAAAYLLNRALQPEANLPHAAQAHAEHCESQARNTDWSGLAGIALGLGCLEFVLDRGERLDWFGSRAITVAAIVSAVALAWLVYHELFRAKAPVLQLHMLRNRNFALANGIVFSTYFARYASTALLPEFTHDMLGYTATDSGLVLSPGSLSLLLFLPLTTWLMKRVDARALIFGGLMLTGYAFWRLSGIELGIDYATIVRLRILESVAVGLFLTPLSVLAFSRLASGKNDAAASLYGLSRNLGSAIGISVVNTMLVRRAQVHASYLSAQVTATSLPALDAVQSTSAHLTTLGGDAPAQAGMRALGAMYHELGRQAEMLCYVDCFHLLMGISLAAAPFALLFAVKKRA
- a CDS encoding DUF488 domain-containing protein: MIQIKRAYLPAEPADGARFLVDRLWPRGIKKEDLPLQEWLKDVAPSNELRHWFHHDPERWPEFRTRYRAELAEHPETWQPLLELARHHTVTLVYAGKDPLHNNALVLQEFLEHKISPRKS
- a CDS encoding type 1 glutamine amidotransferase, giving the protein MPMHWGILQHVEFEGPGLLLAEIERRGFTARMVRLDLEQSLPVVEDLDGLIVMGGPMGVYEQDRYTHIAPEIALLKAVIAAGKPVLGVCLGSQLLAAALGARVYPGIDSGLPQEIGFGSVALTAEAAHDPVFAAASSPWPVFHWHGDTFDLPAGATLLASSSVYPHQAFRYAANVYGLQFHVEPSAATWADWQPHLAAERYPSAEQQQLLENTGKVLIRRLFDVFSATSGSARPAAQPVTQESLA
- a CDS encoding rhodanese-like domain-containing protein, which encodes MSLFVLLLAIALLRLLRTQRERRDLDAHCIEPKDLHALVASGASVYLYDLRQPLDLFIDAETIPGSRRIAPHEILADPQLIPADQDAVVYCTCPGEETSRKIVQRALSMGFTRVRLLRGGLAAWKAAGYPVEPYRGQISLEPAEPAS